One region of Armigeres subalbatus isolate Guangzhou_Male chromosome 3, GZ_Asu_2, whole genome shotgun sequence genomic DNA includes:
- the LOC134228117 gene encoding ubiquitin-conjugating enzyme E2-17 kDa, with protein MSTPARRRLMRDFKRLQEDPPTGVSGAPTDNNIMIWNAVIFGPHDTPFEDGTFKLTIEFTEEYPNKPPTVRFVSKMFHPNVYADGGICLDILQNRWSPTYDVSAILTSIQSLLSDPNPNSPANSMAAQLYKENRREYEKRVKACVEQSFID; from the exons ACTTCAGGAAGACCCACCGACCGGAGTTTCTGGAGCACCCACAGATAACAATATCATGATCTGGAATGCTGTAATTTTCGGTCCACATGACACACCGTTCGAAGATGGCACATTCAAGCTAACGATAGAGTTCACCGAGGAGTATCCCAACAAACCTCCAACCGTACGCTTTGTATCAAAGATGTTCCACCCGAACGTTTACGCCGACGGAGGCATTTGTTTGGATATTCTACAAAATAGATGGAGTCCAACGTACGATGTTTCTGCTATTTTGACTTCCATACAG TCACTACTTAGtgatcctaatccaaattcaccTGCAAACTCAATGGCGGCACAATTATACAAGGAAAACCGTAGAGAGTACGAAAAGCGAGTAAAAGCATGTGTCGAGCAGAGTTTTATCGACTAG